From a region of the Hippopotamus amphibius kiboko isolate mHipAmp2 chromosome 3, mHipAmp2.hap2, whole genome shotgun sequence genome:
- the ARHGAP30 gene encoding rho GTPase-activating protein 30 isoform X3, which yields MSCKNLSKFLFHEFCFHLPNPPSLTGPFLRSPVVSDLPDLLISFSAPSVFPVPQVLRSCAEFVEEHGVVDGIYRLSGVSSNIQKLRQEFEAERKPDLRRDVYLQDIHCVSSLCKAYFRELPDPLLTYRLYDKFADAVAVQLEPERLVKILEVLRELPVPNYRTLEFLMRHLVHMASFSAQTNMHARNLAIVWAPNLLRSKDIEASGFNGTAAFMEVRVQSIVVEFILTHVDQLFGGAALSGGEVESGWRSLSGVRASGSPEDLMPRSLPYHLPSILQAGDGPPQMRPYHTIIELAEHKRKGSLKVRKWRSIFNLGRSGQETKRKLPRGAEDREDKSDKGTLRPAKSMDSLSAVAGVSDEPEGLVGPSSPRPGPMLPESLENDSVEAAEGEQEPEAEARGGTSSEPGTPRPGRSAIRAGGSSHAERRAGVHISEPYDVNLPPHIRSMLSIPPNIISNTSVAGFARGLEYPALQPRPSPAFGPGPGPGLGPGPPDEKLEASRAPGPLADSDPADVTPALEDCLSQEVEEFSVEPPLDDLSLDEAQFVLAPSCCSLDSPGSKPEAEEESGEEVFLSAYDDLSPLLGSKLPTWEGPDGLEEKAAGSGRQESPGQVEGEQAVWKVEEDKEAEPGSRWDIREEAEGCPESETEGGEPSEEGVEAEGSQKAIDSLSEGCGEETEETEAKGEESKGQQEDESMEEAKGVEEAGGQQGKDKGKERKTEREEEAEEGDEAQGEAGRNPEHAVQENPVAEESWEVVHKQEAEGGREDEVKGQRGNEDQEAREDQGDGEDSRIPEEVAEGGAGEVSKERECGDGEAEGDQRAGGDHLEEGSLPEGSHVESLEVDSAKEGNAQSSETEQAAPQPPRPEEMGPEGKPSPLGSAGGVGMRLASTLVQVQQVRSVPVVPPKPQFAKMPSAMCGKIHVAPANPCPRPGRLDGTHGERAWASRASRSSWRNGGSLSFDAAVALARDRQRTEAQAVRRTQTCTGAGDYSLIPQTSPYSVIPACCPRPLSCLELQGEGTEGSGPRSRFSLPPREPQPPDPLKSPQRRSYAFETQANSGKGEGL from the exons GCAGGAGTTTGAGGCTGAGCGGAAGCCAGACCTGCGGCGAGATGTTTACCTGCAGGACATTCATTGCGTCTCCTCCCTGTGCAAGGCCTATTTCAGAGAGCTGCCAGACCCCCTGCTCACTTACCGGCTCTATGACAAGTTTGCT GATGCTGTGGCAGTGCAACTGGAACCTGAGCGCTTGGTCAAGATCCTAGAGGTGCTTCGAGAACTCCCCGTCCCAAACTACAG GACACTGGAGTTCCTCATGCGGCACTTGGTACACATGGCCTCATTCAGTGCCCAGACCAACATGCACGCCCGCAACCTGGCCATCGTGTGGGCCCCCAACCTGCTGAG GTCTAAGGACATAGAGGCCTCAGGCTTCAATGGGACAGCAGCCTTCATGGAGGTGCGTGTGCAGTCCATCGTTGTCGAGTTCATCCTCACGCATGTGGACCAGCTTTTTGGGGGTGCTGCTCTCTCTG gtGGTGAGGTGGAAAGTGGATGGCGATCACTTTCAGGGGTCCGGGCATCAGGCAGCCCTGAGGACCTTATGCCCCGATCCTTGCCCTACCATCTGCCTAGCATCCTGCAGGCTGGTGATGGCCCTCCACAGATGCGGCCCTATCACACTATCATAGAGCTTGCAGAGCACAA GAGGAAGGGGTCTTTGAAGGTCAGGAAGTGGAGATCAATCTTCAATCTGGGTCGCTCTGGCCAAGAGACCAAGCGTAAACTTCCACGGGGGGCTGAGGACAGGG AGGACAAATCTGATAAGGGGACTCTGCGGCCAGCCAAGAGCATGGACTCGCTGAGTGCTGTGGCTGGGGTCAGTGATG aGCCAGAAGGGCTGGTGGGACCCAGCAGTCCTCGGCCAGGCCCGATGCTGCCGGAGAGCTTGGAGAATGATTCTGTGGAAGCAGCAGAGGGTGAACAGGAGCCCGAGGCAGAGGCACGGGGCGGCACGAGCTCTGAGCCTGGCACGCCACGACCTGGGCGGTCGGCAATCCGTGCTGGGGGCAGCAGCCACGCAGAGCGCCGTGCTGGCGTCCACATCTCAGAGCCCTACGATGTCAACCTTCCGCCACACATCAGGTCTATGCTCAGCATACCTCCAAACATCATCTCTAACACCTCCGTGGCCGGGTTTGCCCGTGGTCTTGAGTACCCTGCCCTACAGCCCCGGCCAAGCCCTGCCtttggccctggccctggccctggccttgGCCCTGGCCCACCAG ATGAGAAATTGGAGGCAAGTCGAGCTCCAGGTCCCCTGGCTGACTCAGACCCAGCAGACGTGACCCCTGCCCTGGAGGACTGCCTGTCCCAGGAG GTGGAGGAGTTCTCTGTGGAGCCACCCCTGGATGACCTGTCTCTGGATGAGGCGCAGTTTGTCCTGGCTCCCAGCTGCTGTTCCCTGGATTCTCCTGGCTCCAAGCCTGAAGCAgaggaggaaagtggggaggaagtCTTCCTGAGTGCCTATGATGACCTAAGTCCCCTTCTGGGGTCCAAACTCCCGACCTGGGAGGGTCCAGATGGCCTAGAGGAAAAGGCAGCAGGGTCTGGAAGACAGGAGTCTCCAGGGCAGGTTGAGGGAGAGCAGGCAGTCTGGAAAGTTGAGGAGGACAAGGAGGCTGAGCCTGGAAGTAGATGGGACAtcagggaggaggctgaggggtGTCCAGAGAGTGAAACAGAGGGTGGAGAGCCCAGTGAGGAAGGAGTGGAGGCTGAGGGAAGCCAAAAGGCGATTGACAGTTTGAGTGAAGGATGTGGGGAAGAGACAGAGGAGACAGAGGCCAAGGGAGAGGAGTCCAAAGGTCAGCAGGAGGATGAGAGTATGGAGGAAGCTAAGGGTGTGGAGGAAGCAGGAGGACAGCAGGGTAAAGacaaggggaaggaaagaaagactgagagagaggaagaggctgaAGAAGGAGATGAAGCCCAAGGAGAAGCCGGGAGGAACCCAGAGCATGCGGTCCAGGAAAACCCAGTTGCTGAAGAGAGCTGGGAAGTTGTACACAAACAAGAGGctgaaggaggcagagaagatgAGGTCAAAGGACAGAGGGGGAATGAGGACCAAGAAGCAAGAGAAGACCAAGGAGATGGTGAAGATAGCAGAATCCCAGAAGAAGTAGCTGAAGGAGGAGCAGGGGAGGTCAGCAAGGAACGGGAGTGTGGAGACGGAGAAGCTGAGGGAGACCAGAGGGCTGGAGGTGACCATTTAGAGGAGGGCTCCCTTCCTGAAGGGTCACATGTAGAGTCCCTGGAGGTTGACAGTGCCAAAGAGGGCAATGCCCAGTCCTCTGAGACAGAACAGGCAGCCCCACAGCCACCCCGGCCAGAGGAGATGGGTCCTGAGGGGAAACCCAGTCCCCTTGGCTCAGCTGGTGGTGTGGGCATGCGCCTGGCTTCCACCCTGGTTCAGGTCCAACAGGTCCGCTCTGTGCCTGTGGTGCCCCCCAAACCACAGTTTGCCAAGATGCCCAGTGCTATGTGTGGCAAGATCCATGTGGCACCAGCAAACCCATGCCCAAGGCCTGGCCGGCTTGATGGGACTCATGGGGAAAGGGCCTGGGCGTCCCGAGCCTCCCGCTCCTCTTGGAGGAATGGGGGCAGTCTTTCCTTTGATGCTGCTGTGGCCCTGGCCCGGGACCGCCAGAGGACTGAAGCTCAAGCAGTTCGGCGCACCCAGACCTGTACCGGGGCTGGGGACTACAGCCTCATTCCCCAAACCTCCCCCTATAGCGTGATCCCTGCTTGTTGTCCTCGGCCCCTTAGCTGCCTTGAGCTCCAAGGTGAAGGCACAGAAGGGTCTGGACCCCGGAGTCGGTTTAGTCTGCCCCCCAGAGAGCCCCAGCCCCCTGACCCCCTTAAGTCCCCCCAGCGCCGATCGTATGCATTTGAAACACAGGCTAATTCTGGGAAAGGTGAGGGACTGTGA
- the ARHGAP30 gene encoding rho GTPase-activating protein 30 isoform X4: MRHLVHMASFSAQTNMHARNLAIVWAPNLLRSKDIEASGFNGTAAFMEVRVQSIVVEFILTHVDQLFGGAALSGGEVESGWRSLSGVRASGSPEDLMPRSLPYHLPSILQAGDGPPQMRPYHTIIELAEHKRKGSLKVRKWRSIFNLGRSGQETKRKLPRGAEDREDKSDKGTLRPAKSMDSLSAVAGVSDEPEGLVGPSSPRPGPMLPESLENDSVEAAEGEQEPEAEARGGTSSEPGTPRPGRSAIRAGGSSHAERRAGVHISEPYDVNLPPHIRSMLSIPPNIISNTSVAGFARGLEYPALQPRPSPAFGPGPGPGLGPGPPDEKLEASRAPGPLADSDPADVTPALEDCLSQEVQDSFSFLEDSSSSEPEWVGVEDGEVAKAGPAGAAFSPGEDDPGMGYLEELLGVGPQVEEFSVEPPLDDLSLDEAQFVLAPSCCSLDSPGSKPEAEEESGEEVFLSAYDDLSPLLGSKLPTWEGPDGLEEKAAGSGRQESPGQVEGEQAVWKVEEDKEAEPGSRWDIREEAEGCPESETEGGEPSEEGVEAEGSQKAIDSLSEGCGEETEETEAKGEESKGQQEDESMEEAKGVEEAGGQQGKDKGKERKTEREEEAEEGDEAQGEAGRNPEHAVQENPVAEESWEVVHKQEAEGGREDEVKGQRGNEDQEAREDQGDGEDSRIPEEVAEGGAGEVSKERECGDGEAEGDQRAGGDHLEEGSLPEGSHVESLEVDSAKEGNAQSSETEQAAPQPPRPEEMGPEGKPSPLGSAGGVGMRLASTLVQVQQVRSVPVVPPKPQFAKMPSAMCGKIHVAPANPCPRPGRLDGTHGERAWASRASRSSWRNGGSLSFDAAVALARDRQRTEAQAVRRTQTCTGAGDYSLIPQTSPYSVIPACCPRPLSCLELQGEGTEGSGPRSRFSLPPREPQPPDPLKSPQRRSYAFETQANSGKGEGL, translated from the exons ATGCGGCACTTGGTACACATGGCCTCATTCAGTGCCCAGACCAACATGCACGCCCGCAACCTGGCCATCGTGTGGGCCCCCAACCTGCTGAG GTCTAAGGACATAGAGGCCTCAGGCTTCAATGGGACAGCAGCCTTCATGGAGGTGCGTGTGCAGTCCATCGTTGTCGAGTTCATCCTCACGCATGTGGACCAGCTTTTTGGGGGTGCTGCTCTCTCTG gtGGTGAGGTGGAAAGTGGATGGCGATCACTTTCAGGGGTCCGGGCATCAGGCAGCCCTGAGGACCTTATGCCCCGATCCTTGCCCTACCATCTGCCTAGCATCCTGCAGGCTGGTGATGGCCCTCCACAGATGCGGCCCTATCACACTATCATAGAGCTTGCAGAGCACAA GAGGAAGGGGTCTTTGAAGGTCAGGAAGTGGAGATCAATCTTCAATCTGGGTCGCTCTGGCCAAGAGACCAAGCGTAAACTTCCACGGGGGGCTGAGGACAGGG AGGACAAATCTGATAAGGGGACTCTGCGGCCAGCCAAGAGCATGGACTCGCTGAGTGCTGTGGCTGGGGTCAGTGATG aGCCAGAAGGGCTGGTGGGACCCAGCAGTCCTCGGCCAGGCCCGATGCTGCCGGAGAGCTTGGAGAATGATTCTGTGGAAGCAGCAGAGGGTGAACAGGAGCCCGAGGCAGAGGCACGGGGCGGCACGAGCTCTGAGCCTGGCACGCCACGACCTGGGCGGTCGGCAATCCGTGCTGGGGGCAGCAGCCACGCAGAGCGCCGTGCTGGCGTCCACATCTCAGAGCCCTACGATGTCAACCTTCCGCCACACATCAGGTCTATGCTCAGCATACCTCCAAACATCATCTCTAACACCTCCGTGGCCGGGTTTGCCCGTGGTCTTGAGTACCCTGCCCTACAGCCCCGGCCAAGCCCTGCCtttggccctggccctggccctggccttgGCCCTGGCCCACCAG ATGAGAAATTGGAGGCAAGTCGAGCTCCAGGTCCCCTGGCTGACTCAGACCCAGCAGACGTGACCCCTGCCCTGGAGGACTGCCTGTCCCAGGAGGTGCAGGATTCCTTCTCCTTCCTAGAGGACTCAAGCAGCTCAGAGCCcgagtgggtgggggtggaggatggggaggTGGCCAAGGCAGGACCAGCAGGAGCAGCCTTCTCCCCTGGGGAGGACGACCCTGGGATGGGCTACCTGGAGGAGCTCCTGGGAGTTGGGCCTCAG GTGGAGGAGTTCTCTGTGGAGCCACCCCTGGATGACCTGTCTCTGGATGAGGCGCAGTTTGTCCTGGCTCCCAGCTGCTGTTCCCTGGATTCTCCTGGCTCCAAGCCTGAAGCAgaggaggaaagtggggaggaagtCTTCCTGAGTGCCTATGATGACCTAAGTCCCCTTCTGGGGTCCAAACTCCCGACCTGGGAGGGTCCAGATGGCCTAGAGGAAAAGGCAGCAGGGTCTGGAAGACAGGAGTCTCCAGGGCAGGTTGAGGGAGAGCAGGCAGTCTGGAAAGTTGAGGAGGACAAGGAGGCTGAGCCTGGAAGTAGATGGGACAtcagggaggaggctgaggggtGTCCAGAGAGTGAAACAGAGGGTGGAGAGCCCAGTGAGGAAGGAGTGGAGGCTGAGGGAAGCCAAAAGGCGATTGACAGTTTGAGTGAAGGATGTGGGGAAGAGACAGAGGAGACAGAGGCCAAGGGAGAGGAGTCCAAAGGTCAGCAGGAGGATGAGAGTATGGAGGAAGCTAAGGGTGTGGAGGAAGCAGGAGGACAGCAGGGTAAAGacaaggggaaggaaagaaagactgagagagaggaagaggctgaAGAAGGAGATGAAGCCCAAGGAGAAGCCGGGAGGAACCCAGAGCATGCGGTCCAGGAAAACCCAGTTGCTGAAGAGAGCTGGGAAGTTGTACACAAACAAGAGGctgaaggaggcagagaagatgAGGTCAAAGGACAGAGGGGGAATGAGGACCAAGAAGCAAGAGAAGACCAAGGAGATGGTGAAGATAGCAGAATCCCAGAAGAAGTAGCTGAAGGAGGAGCAGGGGAGGTCAGCAAGGAACGGGAGTGTGGAGACGGAGAAGCTGAGGGAGACCAGAGGGCTGGAGGTGACCATTTAGAGGAGGGCTCCCTTCCTGAAGGGTCACATGTAGAGTCCCTGGAGGTTGACAGTGCCAAAGAGGGCAATGCCCAGTCCTCTGAGACAGAACAGGCAGCCCCACAGCCACCCCGGCCAGAGGAGATGGGTCCTGAGGGGAAACCCAGTCCCCTTGGCTCAGCTGGTGGTGTGGGCATGCGCCTGGCTTCCACCCTGGTTCAGGTCCAACAGGTCCGCTCTGTGCCTGTGGTGCCCCCCAAACCACAGTTTGCCAAGATGCCCAGTGCTATGTGTGGCAAGATCCATGTGGCACCAGCAAACCCATGCCCAAGGCCTGGCCGGCTTGATGGGACTCATGGGGAAAGGGCCTGGGCGTCCCGAGCCTCCCGCTCCTCTTGGAGGAATGGGGGCAGTCTTTCCTTTGATGCTGCTGTGGCCCTGGCCCGGGACCGCCAGAGGACTGAAGCTCAAGCAGTTCGGCGCACCCAGACCTGTACCGGGGCTGGGGACTACAGCCTCATTCCCCAAACCTCCCCCTATAGCGTGATCCCTGCTTGTTGTCCTCGGCCCCTTAGCTGCCTTGAGCTCCAAGGTGAAGGCACAGAAGGGTCTGGACCCCGGAGTCGGTTTAGTCTGCCCCCCAGAGAGCCCCAGCCCCCTGACCCCCTTAAGTCCCCCCAGCGCCGATCGTATGCATTTGAAACACAGGCTAATTCTGGGAAAGGTGAGGGACTGTGA
- the ARHGAP30 gene encoding rho GTPase-activating protein 30 isoform X5: MKSRQKGKKKGSSKERVFGCDLQEHLQHSGQEVPQVLRSCAEFVEEHGVVDGIYRLSGVSSNIQKLRSLRLSGSQTCGEMFTCRTFIASPPCARPISESCQTPCSLTGSMTRLGLGTDVFQYQSTTGEDAKTESGSELLKVTKLLNGIDAVAVQLEPERLVKILEVLRELPVPNYRTLEFLMRHLVHMASFSAQTNMHARNLAIVWAPNLLRSKDIEASGFNGTAAFMEVRVQSIVVEFILTHVDQLFGGAALSGGEVESGWRSLSGVRASGSPEDLMPRSLPYHLPSILQAGDGPPQMRPYHTIIELAEHKRKGSLKVRKWRSIFNLGRSGQETKRKLPRGAEDREDKSDKGTLRPAKSMDSLSAVAGVSDEPEGLVGPSSPRPGPMLPESLENDSVEAAEGEQEPEAEARGGTSSEPGTPRPGRSAIRAGGSSHAERRAGVHISEPYDVNLPPHIRSMLSIPPNIISNTSVAGFARGLEYPALQPRPSPAFGPGPGPGLGPGPPDEKLEASRAPGPLADSDPADVTPALEDCLSQEVQDSFSFLEDSSSSEPEWVGVEDGEVAKAGPAGAAFSPGEDDPGMGYLEELLGVGPQVEEFSVEPPLDDLSLDEAQFVLAPSCCSLDSPGSKPEAEEESGEEVFLSAYDDLSPLLGSKLPTWEGPDGLEEKAAGSGRQESPGQVEGEQAVWKVEEDKEAEPGSRWDIREEAEGCPESETEGGEPSEEGVEAEGSQKAIDSLSEGCGEETEETEAKGEESKGQQEDESMEEAKGVEEAGGQQGKDKGKERKTEREEEAEEGDEAQGEAGRNPEHAVQENPVAEESWEVVHKQEAEGGREDEVKGQRGNEDQEAREDQGDGEDSRIPEEVAEGGAGEVSKERECGDGEAEGDQRAGGDHLEEGSLPEGSHVESLEVDSAKEGNAQSSETEQAAPQPPRPEEMGPEGKPSPLGSAGGVGMRLASTLVQVQQVRSVPVVPPKPQFAKMPSAMCGKIHVAPANPCPRPGRLDGTHGERAWASRASRSSWRNGGSLSFDAAVALARDRQRTEAQAVRRTQTCTGAGDYSLIPQTSPYSVIPACCPRPLSCLELQGEGTEGSGPRSRFSLPPREPQPPDPLKSPQRRSYAFETQANSGKGEGL, translated from the exons GAGTTTGAGGCTGAGCGGAAGCCAGACCTGCGGCGAGATGTTTACCTGCAGGACATTCATTGCGTCTCCTCCCTGTGCAAGGCCTATTTCAGAGAGCTGCCAGACCCCCTGCTCACTTACCGGCTCTATGACAA ggttagggttaggtactGATGTGTTCCAATACCAGAGCACTACTGGTGAGGATGCTAAGACAGAGAGTGGCAGTGagttgctcaaggtcaccaaGCTATTGAATGGCATA GATGCTGTGGCAGTGCAACTGGAACCTGAGCGCTTGGTCAAGATCCTAGAGGTGCTTCGAGAACTCCCCGTCCCAAACTACAG GACACTGGAGTTCCTCATGCGGCACTTGGTACACATGGCCTCATTCAGTGCCCAGACCAACATGCACGCCCGCAACCTGGCCATCGTGTGGGCCCCCAACCTGCTGAG GTCTAAGGACATAGAGGCCTCAGGCTTCAATGGGACAGCAGCCTTCATGGAGGTGCGTGTGCAGTCCATCGTTGTCGAGTTCATCCTCACGCATGTGGACCAGCTTTTTGGGGGTGCTGCTCTCTCTG gtGGTGAGGTGGAAAGTGGATGGCGATCACTTTCAGGGGTCCGGGCATCAGGCAGCCCTGAGGACCTTATGCCCCGATCCTTGCCCTACCATCTGCCTAGCATCCTGCAGGCTGGTGATGGCCCTCCACAGATGCGGCCCTATCACACTATCATAGAGCTTGCAGAGCACAA GAGGAAGGGGTCTTTGAAGGTCAGGAAGTGGAGATCAATCTTCAATCTGGGTCGCTCTGGCCAAGAGACCAAGCGTAAACTTCCACGGGGGGCTGAGGACAGGG AGGACAAATCTGATAAGGGGACTCTGCGGCCAGCCAAGAGCATGGACTCGCTGAGTGCTGTGGCTGGGGTCAGTGATG aGCCAGAAGGGCTGGTGGGACCCAGCAGTCCTCGGCCAGGCCCGATGCTGCCGGAGAGCTTGGAGAATGATTCTGTGGAAGCAGCAGAGGGTGAACAGGAGCCCGAGGCAGAGGCACGGGGCGGCACGAGCTCTGAGCCTGGCACGCCACGACCTGGGCGGTCGGCAATCCGTGCTGGGGGCAGCAGCCACGCAGAGCGCCGTGCTGGCGTCCACATCTCAGAGCCCTACGATGTCAACCTTCCGCCACACATCAGGTCTATGCTCAGCATACCTCCAAACATCATCTCTAACACCTCCGTGGCCGGGTTTGCCCGTGGTCTTGAGTACCCTGCCCTACAGCCCCGGCCAAGCCCTGCCtttggccctggccctggccctggccttgGCCCTGGCCCACCAG ATGAGAAATTGGAGGCAAGTCGAGCTCCAGGTCCCCTGGCTGACTCAGACCCAGCAGACGTGACCCCTGCCCTGGAGGACTGCCTGTCCCAGGAGGTGCAGGATTCCTTCTCCTTCCTAGAGGACTCAAGCAGCTCAGAGCCcgagtgggtgggggtggaggatggggaggTGGCCAAGGCAGGACCAGCAGGAGCAGCCTTCTCCCCTGGGGAGGACGACCCTGGGATGGGCTACCTGGAGGAGCTCCTGGGAGTTGGGCCTCAG GTGGAGGAGTTCTCTGTGGAGCCACCCCTGGATGACCTGTCTCTGGATGAGGCGCAGTTTGTCCTGGCTCCCAGCTGCTGTTCCCTGGATTCTCCTGGCTCCAAGCCTGAAGCAgaggaggaaagtggggaggaagtCTTCCTGAGTGCCTATGATGACCTAAGTCCCCTTCTGGGGTCCAAACTCCCGACCTGGGAGGGTCCAGATGGCCTAGAGGAAAAGGCAGCAGGGTCTGGAAGACAGGAGTCTCCAGGGCAGGTTGAGGGAGAGCAGGCAGTCTGGAAAGTTGAGGAGGACAAGGAGGCTGAGCCTGGAAGTAGATGGGACAtcagggaggaggctgaggggtGTCCAGAGAGTGAAACAGAGGGTGGAGAGCCCAGTGAGGAAGGAGTGGAGGCTGAGGGAAGCCAAAAGGCGATTGACAGTTTGAGTGAAGGATGTGGGGAAGAGACAGAGGAGACAGAGGCCAAGGGAGAGGAGTCCAAAGGTCAGCAGGAGGATGAGAGTATGGAGGAAGCTAAGGGTGTGGAGGAAGCAGGAGGACAGCAGGGTAAAGacaaggggaaggaaagaaagactgagagagaggaagaggctgaAGAAGGAGATGAAGCCCAAGGAGAAGCCGGGAGGAACCCAGAGCATGCGGTCCAGGAAAACCCAGTTGCTGAAGAGAGCTGGGAAGTTGTACACAAACAAGAGGctgaaggaggcagagaagatgAGGTCAAAGGACAGAGGGGGAATGAGGACCAAGAAGCAAGAGAAGACCAAGGAGATGGTGAAGATAGCAGAATCCCAGAAGAAGTAGCTGAAGGAGGAGCAGGGGAGGTCAGCAAGGAACGGGAGTGTGGAGACGGAGAAGCTGAGGGAGACCAGAGGGCTGGAGGTGACCATTTAGAGGAGGGCTCCCTTCCTGAAGGGTCACATGTAGAGTCCCTGGAGGTTGACAGTGCCAAAGAGGGCAATGCCCAGTCCTCTGAGACAGAACAGGCAGCCCCACAGCCACCCCGGCCAGAGGAGATGGGTCCTGAGGGGAAACCCAGTCCCCTTGGCTCAGCTGGTGGTGTGGGCATGCGCCTGGCTTCCACCCTGGTTCAGGTCCAACAGGTCCGCTCTGTGCCTGTGGTGCCCCCCAAACCACAGTTTGCCAAGATGCCCAGTGCTATGTGTGGCAAGATCCATGTGGCACCAGCAAACCCATGCCCAAGGCCTGGCCGGCTTGATGGGACTCATGGGGAAAGGGCCTGGGCGTCCCGAGCCTCCCGCTCCTCTTGGAGGAATGGGGGCAGTCTTTCCTTTGATGCTGCTGTGGCCCTGGCCCGGGACCGCCAGAGGACTGAAGCTCAAGCAGTTCGGCGCACCCAGACCTGTACCGGGGCTGGGGACTACAGCCTCATTCCCCAAACCTCCCCCTATAGCGTGATCCCTGCTTGTTGTCCTCGGCCCCTTAGCTGCCTTGAGCTCCAAGGTGAAGGCACAGAAGGGTCTGGACCCCGGAGTCGGTTTAGTCTGCCCCCCAGAGAGCCCCAGCCCCCTGACCCCCTTAAGTCCCCCCAGCGCCGATCGTATGCATTTGAAACACAGGCTAATTCTGGGAAAGGTGAGGGACTGTGA